Genomic window (Granulicella arctica):
TTTGACTTCACATCGATCTCACATGCACGCGACTTCTCTCGCGAAGACTCCGCGCCTCGCATCACCTTCGGCAAGATGACCGAGTCAGGTGGACACCGTAGCATGCCGATATCGATCCATGTTCACCATGCGTTGGTCGACGGACTCCATGTGGCACAGTTCATGGAAAAGTTTCAAGAAGCCCTCGACGCACCAGACAGCTAGATCAGGGAGGAGGGATCGGGCAGTCTACTTCGAATGAGCATTTCTATTCCTGCCGCGATTATCTTGTACTCGCTGAGACGACCGTTTCATCTTGGGATGGAAGTAGACGCAGGTTGCCTTCGGAAATGACAACCAGAAATACAAGGACAACCGCAGGCTCTTCGACTTCGCTCAGGATGACAAAACTATGGGTGGTCGGGAGGTTCAGGCATGGGAGAGATAGAGGAAGCGGAGGAGGAAGAGGGAGGCAAGGAGGTAGAGCATCCAGTCTTTGCGGGTGGCGCGACCGGTGAGGAGTTGGAGGGCGGCGTAGCTGGTGAGGCCGAAGGAGAGGCCGTCGGCGATGGACCAGGTGAGGGGGATGGTGGAGACGGTAAGGAAGGCGGGGATGGCGATGTGGGGCTTCTCCCACTCGATGGTGCCGAGGCCGGTCATCATTAACCCGCCTACGAGGATTAGGGCTGGGGAGGTCGCGAAGACAGGGATGGTGCCGACGAGCGGGGCGAGGAAGAGGGCGAGGAAGAAGAGGATTCCGGTGACGATGGCGGTGACGCCGGTGCGGCCTCCGGCGGCTACTCCGGTGGCGGATTCGACGTAGCTGGTGACGGTGCTGGTACCCGCCATGGAGCCGACTACTGTAGCTGCGGCGTCGGCGAAGAAGATGCGGTTGAGGCGTGGGATGGTGTGGTCGGGACTGATCAGCCCAGCCCTCTGCGTTACAGCGACTAGCGTCCCGATGTTGTCGAAGAGGTCTACAAAGAGGAAGACGAAGATAATCTCAAATCCGCCGATGTGGAGGGCTGCGGGAATGTCGAGGTGGAAGGCTGTACTGCTGATGGCACCGATGTGGAAGGGCGCGGGGTTCCAGGTGACTTGGTGGCAGACTATGCCGAGGAGCATAGTGCCGAGGACGCCGATGAGCATGCTGGCGCGGACTTTCAGGACTTGCAGGATGGCGATGAGTAAGAGGCCGAAGAGGGCGAGCGCTGTTTGCGGGGCACGGACGTTACCCAGAGTGACGATGGTGGCGGCGCTGGGGACGATGATGCCTGCATTGCGAAAGCCTATGAAGGCGATGAAGAGGCCGATGCCTCCGCCAACGGCTGCGTGGAGCTGGTGGGGGATGGCGGCGACGAGTTGTTGACGGATGCCGGTGAAGGTGAGGATGAGGAAGATGATGCCGGAGAGGAAGACGGCTCCGAGGGCGGCGGGCCAGGGAATGCCCATCTTCTGGACGACGGTGTAGGTGAAGTAGGCGTTGAGGCCCATGCCGGGGGCGAGGGCGAGGGGATAATTGGCGAGTGCTCCCATGAGGATGGAGCCGAAGGCGGCGCAGAGGCAGGTGGCTGCGGTGACAGAGGCGATGGGCATGCCGGTTTGCGATAAGATCGCGGGGTTGACGAAGATGATGTACGCCATGGTGATGAAGGTGGTGAAGCCAGCGAGAGTCTCGGTGCGCCAGTTGGTGTGGAGGGCGGCGAAGCGGAAGTGGCGTTCGAGACGGGTGCGCATGCGGGCGAGCCACCTTGGGTATCAGAAATTTTGAGGTAGGTTCAGCATAGCGTGAGAGGGTGCGGCGTGACAGAAAAGGAAAAGATGCTTTGCGGGGAGCTGTATGACGCTGGCGATCCCGAGTTGATGCGGGAGCGGCTGTCTGCGGAGAAGGTGGTGGCTGCGTATAACGCCGGTGCACCGTCTGCAGCGCTGGAAGGTTTTCTTGGTGCAATCGGGGAACGATCTACGCTGCGGGCTCCGTTTTATTGCGACTATGGATACAACATCTTCCTGGGCGATCGGGTGTTTCTCAACTTCGGTTGCGTGCTGCTGGATGTGGGCCGGATCGAGATTGGCGACGGCACCCAGATTGGGCCGATGGTGCAGATCTATGCGGCGGATCATCCGCGCGACCCGACGGTGCGGGCGCAGGAGCTTGAGAATGGGCGGCCTGTGGTGATCGGCAGGAATGTCTGGATCGGTGGCGGTGCGATCATTCTGCCGGGTGTGACGGTGGGGGACGATGCAGTGATCGGAGCGGGAAGTGTGGTGACGCGGGATGTTCCGGCGGGTGCCACGGTGATGGGAAATCCAGCAAGGATAAAGGGGATGCAATGACGGCGGAAGAGGTAAAGGCGTTGCTGGGATTGGTGCCGCACCCGAAGGAGGGTGGGTGCTTTGTGCGGACGTACGAAGCTTTGGAGAGTGTTCCGGCGGCTTCGTTTCTGGATGGACGCTATGCGGGAGCGAGGAAGACGGGGACGGCGATCTATTACCTTCTGGAGCCGGAGACGTTCAGCGAGATGCACCGGCTGCAATCGGATGAGGTATTCCACTTCTACATGGGCGATGCGGTGGAGATGCTGCAGCTTCTGCAGGATGGGACCGGGCGGGTGGCGGTGATTGGGACGGATCTGCAGCGCGGGGAACGGCCGCAGGTGGTGGTGGAACGTGGTGTGTGGCAGGGAGCGCGACTGCGGCAAGGCGGGGAATGGGCACTGCTGGGATGCACGGTCAGTCCAGGGTTTGAGTTCGAGGATTATGAGAGTGGGAGGCGGGAGGAGTTGGTGGCGGGCTGGGGTGAGTTTGCGGAAATGATCGAGGGGCTTACGCGGGAGTAGGCACCTCGGTTCACGGGGATCGTTGGGTTATGGGATGTGCCACCCAGAGGTATGCACAATGTGCTGAGCTGGCGAGCTGGTTTTCCTGCTTACATGCTGCATCCGGTACACTAGTCCCACCCAGGTGCGGATTCCTTTTCCAGAACGTGTACCAATCTTCCCCGCTATAGTCTTCGCTCTCGTGCTGTGCTCTCTCCAGCAACTTGAGGGTACTACTCTCATTTTCAGCGCATGCACGTTCGGCTTCATCGTTGTGGCTACGTTAGCTTTCAACGTGGTGGGGGGACTGACCCGACCTTCAGGCGGGTATATTGCCGCCTACACCCTTCTGGCTGTACTCATCGGAATCTCGTACAAAGTTCTTATTGGGGAGCCCGGGCAGAGTAATCTTCAGCAACCCGAACTCACGATCGAGGTGTACCTGGGAGCGATCACCGCGATGGGTGCGGCTGCCTACCTTTCGCGACGCTTCGTCCTGAACAAACCACTCATTCGTCAGTTCAAGTCGAACGCGGATATGGGCCGCGCTGCGTTGAGCTGTTCCGTGATCGGCATCTTCGCTAACGTCTATTTGGCTGCCCGCACCTCGACCGCTGAAGCCGGCTCTCTTCTTAGCGCTCTCGAACAGTTGAATGCGTTTCTGATTATTGGCATCGTGGCAGGAATGATCTATGAGATCAGAAGGAGTGGGGGTAGACGAAGCCTCAACCTCGTCACAATGCTCGCTTGCATTCTCACGTTTGTATTGGGTGTGATTACATATTCCAAACAGGGAATCTTTACTGCGTTTGTCTGCTGGATTCTTGCCGTCGCTTCGCAGCGGTATAAGGTGAGCCTCTTACAGATTGGCAGCCTCATCCTCGCGGCAGGCTTTATCTCGTACTACCTTGTACCGTACAGCCAATACGGTCGATCGTTCCGCATCGAAGGTGGATCCTTCAGCGAGAACCTCAAAATAAACATCCTCTTACTTTCAAACCTGGATAAGGTACGAACCGCCTTCAAAGAACAAAACGACGATCTCTACACCGGTACGGATTTCAGTCGCTACTATAACGAGCCTCAAGGTCTGGCGGACCGCCTCCAGATGATTACGCCCGATGACCTCATCGTCAACTACACGGCGCATGGTGGAGTCTTTGGCCTGGAGCCCACGATCTTTGGATTTGAGAACCTTATTCCCCATTTTATCTGGCATGATAAGCCGATTATTGGCTTCGGCAATGTCTATGCCCATGAGATCGGGATGA
Coding sequences:
- a CDS encoding NCS2 family permease, with protein sequence MRTRLERHFRFAALHTNWRTETLAGFTTFITMAYIIFVNPAILSQTGMPIASVTAATCLCAAFGSILMGALANYPLALAPGMGLNAYFTYTVVQKMGIPWPAALGAVFLSGIIFLILTFTGIRQQLVAAIPHQLHAAVGGGIGLFIAFIGFRNAGIIVPSAATIVTLGNVRAPQTALALFGLLLIAILQVLKVRASMLIGVLGTMLLGIVCHQVTWNPAPFHIGAISSTAFHLDIPAALHIGGFEIIFVFLFVDLFDNIGTLVAVTQRAGLISPDHTIPRLNRIFFADAAATVVGSMAGTSTVTSYVESATGVAAGGRTGVTAIVTGILFFLALFLAPLVGTIPVFATSPALILVGGLMMTGLGTIEWEKPHIAIPAFLTVSTIPLTWSIADGLSFGLTSYAALQLLTGRATRKDWMLYLLASLFLLRFLYLSHA
- a CDS encoding sugar O-acetyltransferase, whose protein sequence is MTEKEKMLCGELYDAGDPELMRERLSAEKVVAAYNAGAPSAALEGFLGAIGERSTLRAPFYCDYGYNIFLGDRVFLNFGCVLLDVGRIEIGDGTQIGPMVQIYAADHPRDPTVRAQELENGRPVVIGRNVWIGGGAIILPGVTVGDDAVIGAGSVVTRDVPAGATVMGNPARIKGMQ
- a CDS encoding cupin domain-containing protein, translating into MTAEEVKALLGLVPHPKEGGCFVRTYEALESVPAASFLDGRYAGARKTGTAIYYLLEPETFSEMHRLQSDEVFHFYMGDAVEMLQLLQDGTGRVAVIGTDLQRGERPQVVVERGVWQGARLRQGGEWALLGCTVSPGFEFEDYESGRREELVAGWGEFAEMIEGLTRE